In Oryza sativa Japonica Group chromosome 2, ASM3414082v1, the following are encoded in one genomic region:
- the LOC4329538 gene encoding SNAP25 homologous protein SNAP33 — protein sequence MPVSRGGKAASSKADPFDSDSDSDLVPKKKPGAYTAPSGAAKARYKDDFRDSGGLEQQSVQELENYAAYKAEETTDALGGCLRIAENIREDAANTLVTLNKQGQQISRTHEKAVEIDQDLSKGESLLGSLGGFFSKPWKPKKTRQIKGPAHVSDDSFKKKASHIEQREKLGLSPSGKSANRSYAEPTTAMEKVQVEKQKQDDALDDLSGVLGQLKGMACDMGSELDRQNKALDDLQGDVDELNSRVKGANQRARKLIEK from the exons ATGCCGGTGTCACGTGGCGGCAAGGCCGCTTCGTCGAAGGCCGACCCCTTCGACTcggactcggactcggacctggTCCCGAAGAAGAAGCCGGGGGCGTACACGGCGCCCAGCGGCGCGGCGAAGGCGCGGTACAAGGACGACTTCCGCGACTCGGGCGGGCTGGAGCAGCAGTCGGTGCAGGAGCTGGAGAACTACGCGGCGTACAAGGCCGAGGAGACGACCGACGCGCTGGGCGGCTGCCTCCGCATCGCCGAGAACATCAGGGAGGACGCCGCCAACACGCTCGTCACCCTCAACAAGCAGGGCCAGCAGATCAGCCGCACCCACGAGAAGGCCGTCGAAATCGACCAGGACCTCTCCAAG GGCGAGTCGCTTCTGGGGAGCCTTGGAGGGTTCTTCTCCAAGCCATGGAAGCCCAAGAAAACAAGGCAGATCAAGGGTCCAGCCCATGTCTCGG ATGATTCCTTCAAAAAGAAGGCGAGCCACATCGAGCAGAGGGAGAAGCTAGGGCTGAGCCCTAGTGGGAAGTCGGCTAATCGCAGCTACGCCGAGCCTACCACCGCCATGGAGAAAGTTCAG GTGGAGAAACAAAAGCAGGATGATGCCCTAGATGATCTCAGTGGTGTGCTTGGGCAGCTCAAGGGCATGGCTTGTGACATGGGTTCAGAGCTTGATAG GCAAAACAAAGCGCTGGATGATCTGCAAGGCGATGTGGATGAACTCAACTCGAGGGTGAAAGGAGCAAACCAACGTGCACGCAAGCTAATCGAGAAGTAG
- the LOC4329539 gene encoding probable glycosyltransferase 2, whose translation MGQEGMGYNNGKGGGGGGGGLPMTAPRPRGASPLSSHGHHHRSRKIHRTFNNVKITVLCGLVTILVLRGTIGLNLSLPNQPTDADALAGAKAVEDIDRILREIRSDGGADDDAAAAGDLAGSFNATALNATEAAAAYASAVERYALGPKISDWDGQRRRWLRQNPGFPSTVAGGKPRILLVTGSQPGPCDNPLGDHYLLKTTKNKIDYCRLHGIEIVHNLAHLDTELAGYWAKLPLLRRLMLSHPEVEWIWWMDSDALFTDMAFELPLSRYQDRNLIIHGYQDLLFEKHSWIALNTGSFLFRNCQWSLDLLDAWAPMGPKGFIRDEAGKILTANLKGRPAFEADDQSALIYLLLSQKEKWMNKVFIENSYYLHGFWAGLVDKYEEMMENHHPGLGDERWPFVTHFVGCKPCGSYGDYPVERCLRSMERAFNFADNQVLRLYGFAHKGLESPKIKRVRNQTTKPIDDKENLDVKAKISTTS comes from the coding sequence ATGGGGCAGGAAGGGATGGGGTACAACAACGGCaaggggggaggaggcggtggcggcgggctgcCGAtgacggcgccgcggccgcgtggGGCGTCGCCGCTGAGCAgccacggccaccaccaccgctcgcGCAAGATCCACCGCACCTTCAACAACGTCAAGATCACCGTGCTCTGCGGCCTCGTCACCATCCTCGTCCTCCGCGGCACCATCGGCCTCAACCTCTCCCTCCCCAACCAGcccaccgacgccgacgcgctcgccggcgccaaGGCCGTCGAGGACATCGACCGCATCCTCCGCGAGATCCgctccgacggcggcgccgacgacgacgccgccgccgccggggacctCGCCGGCTCCTTCAACGCCACCGCGCTCAACgccacggaggcggcggcggcctacGCCTCCGCTGTCGAACGCTACGCGCTCGGCCCCAAGATCTCCGACTGGGACGGTCAGCGCCGCCGCTGGCTCAGGCAGAACCCTGGGTTCCCGtccaccgtcgccggcggcaagcCCAGGATCCTGCTCGTCACGGGCTCGCAGCCGGGGCCCTGCGACAACCCGCTCGGCGACCACTACCTGCTCAAGACCACCAAGAACAAGATCGACTACTGCCGCCTCCACGGCATCGAGATCGTCCACAACCTCGCCCACCTCGACACCGAGCTCGCCGGGTACTGGGCCAAGCTGCCTCTGCTCCGCCGCCTCATGCTCTCCCACCCGGAGGTCGAGTGGATCTGGTGGATGGACAGCGACGCGCTCTTCACCGACATGGCTTTCGAGCTGCCCCTCTCGCGCTACCAAGACCGCAACCTCATCATCCATGGATACCAGGATCTCCTCTTTGAGAAGCACTCATGGATCGCGCTCAACACCGGCAGCTTCCTCTTCCGGAATTGCCAGTGGTCGCTTGATCTTCTTGATGCGTGGGCGCCTATGGGTCCCAAGGGATTCATCCGAGATGAAGCCGGGAAGATACTTACTGCCAACCTCAAGGGACGCCCGGCATTTGAGGCTGATGATCAGTCTGCTTTGATTTACCTCTTGCTCTCGCAAAAGGAGAAGTggatgaacaaggtgttcatAGAGAATTCGTACTACTTACATGGCTTCTGGGCTGGTCTAGTAGATAAGTACGAGGAGATGATGGAGAACCACCATCCGGGGCTCGGGGATGAGCGGTGGCCATTCGTGACTCATTTTGTCGGGTGCAAGCCATGTGGAAGCTATGGGGATTATCCTGTGGAGCGGTGTCTCAGGAGTATGGAGCGAGCATTTAATTTTGCCGATAACCAGGTGCTGCGGCTCTATGGGTTTGCTCACAAGGGGCTCGAAAGCCCCAAGATCAAGAGGGTCAGGAATCAGACCACAAAGCCTATTGATGACAAGGAGAATCTTGATGTGAAGGCCAAGATATCGACCACTTCTTGA